From Natronincola ferrireducens, the proteins below share one genomic window:
- a CDS encoding GerMN domain-containing protein yields MKMKKLGLILLIIAMMVTFIGCDRRQVENETPPVETENVDNDNDVVDPTPQEENVEVTLYYVNQEYVMTGDESLESIVPVIKEVTVGEKSLEAIILAELQKQPEDENLTTTLENIKVLSVDIAEEIAYVNLAGDKLSGGSLQEALLLNQILYSLTEIEGVEAVQILVDGSKRETLMGHITIEEPLTRNDN; encoded by the coding sequence ATGAAGATGAAAAAATTAGGTTTAATACTATTAATTATTGCTATGATGGTGACATTTATAGGCTGTGATAGGAGACAAGTTGAGAATGAAACCCCTCCGGTGGAGACGGAAAATGTCGATAACGATAACGATGTGGTGGACCCTACACCCCAGGAGGAAAATGTAGAAGTGACCCTATACTATGTCAATCAAGAATATGTTATGACAGGGGATGAAAGTTTAGAATCCATTGTACCAGTTATAAAAGAAGTAACTGTAGGGGAAAAGTCCCTAGAAGCTATTATTTTAGCGGAGCTACAAAAACAACCAGAGGATGAAAATTTGACTACAACCTTAGAAAATATCAAGGTTTTAAGTGTTGATATAGCGGAGGAAATAGCCTATGTAAATCTGGCAGGAGACAAATTAAGTGGTGGTAGTCTTCAAGAAGCTTTATTACTGAATCAAATCCTATACTCCTTGACGGAGATAGAAGGGGTGGAGGCAGTACAAATTTTAGTGGATGGCAGTAAAAGAGAGACGTTGATGGGTCATATAACCATCGAAGAACCTTTAACAAGAAACGATAATTAA